Proteins co-encoded in one Myotis daubentonii chromosome 8, mMyoDau2.1, whole genome shotgun sequence genomic window:
- the CHST13 gene encoding carbohydrate sulfotransferase 13 isoform X4 translates to MPENSLPRATKPELSSNSSSPLCPPSARAHESGNKALGSGWLGGKKRSPLQMLYDLDQGSSSALAEVHRQRRNLLRRACSRHTRRQRLLQPEDLRHVLVDDAHGLLYCYVPKVACTNWKRVLLALRSPGGADPQAIPAHQAHAPGRLPSLADFSPAEINRRLRAYLTFLFVREPFERLASAYRNKFARPYSAAFQRLYGTRIVRRLRPRPHPDALARGHDVRFAEFLAYLLDPRTRRDEPFNEHWERAHALCHPCRLRYDVVGKFETLAEDAAFVLSLVGAPGLRFPAPPPRAKAATAQDQARRLFQDISPFYQRRLFDLYKMDFLLFNYSAPSYLRLH, encoded by the exons AATCTGGAAACAAGGCCCTGGGCTCTGGCTGGCTTGGTGGGAAGAAGAGGAGTCCCCTGCAGATGCTCTATGACCTGGACCAG GGTTCGAGCTCGGCCCTGGCGGAGGTGCACCGGCAGCGGCGCAATCTGCTGCGCCGGGCCTGCAGCCGCCACACCCGCCGGCAGCGCCTGCTGCAGCCCGAGGACCTGCGGCACGTGCTGGTGGACGACGCCCACGGCCTGCTCTACTGCTACGTCCCCAAGGTGGCCTGCACCAACTGGAAGCGCGTGCTGCTGGCGCTGCGCAGCCCGGGGGGCGCCGACCCGCAGGCCATCCCCGCGCACCAGGCGCACGCGCCCGGCCGCCTGCCCTCTCTGGCCGACTTCAGCCCCGCCGAGATCAACCGGCGCCTGCGCGCCTACCTGACCTTCCTCTTCGTGCGCGAGCCCTTCGAGCGCCTGGCGTCGGCCTACCGCAACAAGTTCGCGCGGCCCTACAGCGCCGCCTTCCAGCGGCTCTACGGCACGCGCATTGTGCGGCGCCTGCGCCCGCGCCCGCACCCCGACGCGCTGGCCCGCGGCCACGACGTGCGCTTCGCCGAGTTCCTGGCCTACCTGCTGGACCCGCGCACGCGCCGCGACGAGCCCTTCAATGAGCACTGGGAGCGCGCCCACGCGCTCTGCCACCCGTGCCGCCTGCGCTACGACGTGGTGGGCAAGTTCGAGACCCTGGCGGAGGACGCGGCCTTCGTGCTGAGCCTGGTGGGCGCGCCAGGCCTGCGCTtccccgcgccgccgccccgGGCCAAGGCAGCCACGGCCCAGGACCAGGCCAGGCGCCTCTTTCAGGACATCAGCCCGTTCTATCAGCGGCGCCTCTTTGACCTCTACAAGATGGACTTCCTGCTCTTCAACTACTCCGCCCCCTCCTACCTGCGGCTGCACTAG
- the CHST13 gene encoding carbohydrate sulfotransferase 13 isoform X5, with translation MPENSSPLCPPSARAHESGNKALGSGWLGGKKRSPLQMLYDLDQGSSSALAEVHRQRRNLLRRACSRHTRRQRLLQPEDLRHVLVDDAHGLLYCYVPKVACTNWKRVLLALRSPGGADPQAIPAHQAHAPGRLPSLADFSPAEINRRLRAYLTFLFVREPFERLASAYRNKFARPYSAAFQRLYGTRIVRRLRPRPHPDALARGHDVRFAEFLAYLLDPRTRRDEPFNEHWERAHALCHPCRLRYDVVGKFETLAEDAAFVLSLVGAPGLRFPAPPPRAKAATAQDQARRLFQDISPFYQRRLFDLYKMDFLLFNYSAPSYLRLH, from the exons AATCTGGAAACAAGGCCCTGGGCTCTGGCTGGCTTGGTGGGAAGAAGAGGAGTCCCCTGCAGATGCTCTATGACCTGGACCAG GGTTCGAGCTCGGCCCTGGCGGAGGTGCACCGGCAGCGGCGCAATCTGCTGCGCCGGGCCTGCAGCCGCCACACCCGCCGGCAGCGCCTGCTGCAGCCCGAGGACCTGCGGCACGTGCTGGTGGACGACGCCCACGGCCTGCTCTACTGCTACGTCCCCAAGGTGGCCTGCACCAACTGGAAGCGCGTGCTGCTGGCGCTGCGCAGCCCGGGGGGCGCCGACCCGCAGGCCATCCCCGCGCACCAGGCGCACGCGCCCGGCCGCCTGCCCTCTCTGGCCGACTTCAGCCCCGCCGAGATCAACCGGCGCCTGCGCGCCTACCTGACCTTCCTCTTCGTGCGCGAGCCCTTCGAGCGCCTGGCGTCGGCCTACCGCAACAAGTTCGCGCGGCCCTACAGCGCCGCCTTCCAGCGGCTCTACGGCACGCGCATTGTGCGGCGCCTGCGCCCGCGCCCGCACCCCGACGCGCTGGCCCGCGGCCACGACGTGCGCTTCGCCGAGTTCCTGGCCTACCTGCTGGACCCGCGCACGCGCCGCGACGAGCCCTTCAATGAGCACTGGGAGCGCGCCCACGCGCTCTGCCACCCGTGCCGCCTGCGCTACGACGTGGTGGGCAAGTTCGAGACCCTGGCGGAGGACGCGGCCTTCGTGCTGAGCCTGGTGGGCGCGCCAGGCCTGCGCTtccccgcgccgccgccccgGGCCAAGGCAGCCACGGCCCAGGACCAGGCCAGGCGCCTCTTTCAGGACATCAGCCCGTTCTATCAGCGGCGCCTCTTTGACCTCTACAAGATGGACTTCCTGCTCTTCAACTACTCCGCCCCCTCCTACCTGCGGCTGCACTAG
- the CHST13 gene encoding carbohydrate sulfotransferase 13 isoform X6, producing MSQNSESGNKALGSGWLGGKKRSPLQMLYDLDQGSSSALAEVHRQRRNLLRRACSRHTRRQRLLQPEDLRHVLVDDAHGLLYCYVPKVACTNWKRVLLALRSPGGADPQAIPAHQAHAPGRLPSLADFSPAEINRRLRAYLTFLFVREPFERLASAYRNKFARPYSAAFQRLYGTRIVRRLRPRPHPDALARGHDVRFAEFLAYLLDPRTRRDEPFNEHWERAHALCHPCRLRYDVVGKFETLAEDAAFVLSLVGAPGLRFPAPPPRAKAATAQDQARRLFQDISPFYQRRLFDLYKMDFLLFNYSAPSYLRLH from the exons AATCTGGAAACAAGGCCCTGGGCTCTGGCTGGCTTGGTGGGAAGAAGAGGAGTCCCCTGCAGATGCTCTATGACCTGGACCAG GGTTCGAGCTCGGCCCTGGCGGAGGTGCACCGGCAGCGGCGCAATCTGCTGCGCCGGGCCTGCAGCCGCCACACCCGCCGGCAGCGCCTGCTGCAGCCCGAGGACCTGCGGCACGTGCTGGTGGACGACGCCCACGGCCTGCTCTACTGCTACGTCCCCAAGGTGGCCTGCACCAACTGGAAGCGCGTGCTGCTGGCGCTGCGCAGCCCGGGGGGCGCCGACCCGCAGGCCATCCCCGCGCACCAGGCGCACGCGCCCGGCCGCCTGCCCTCTCTGGCCGACTTCAGCCCCGCCGAGATCAACCGGCGCCTGCGCGCCTACCTGACCTTCCTCTTCGTGCGCGAGCCCTTCGAGCGCCTGGCGTCGGCCTACCGCAACAAGTTCGCGCGGCCCTACAGCGCCGCCTTCCAGCGGCTCTACGGCACGCGCATTGTGCGGCGCCTGCGCCCGCGCCCGCACCCCGACGCGCTGGCCCGCGGCCACGACGTGCGCTTCGCCGAGTTCCTGGCCTACCTGCTGGACCCGCGCACGCGCCGCGACGAGCCCTTCAATGAGCACTGGGAGCGCGCCCACGCGCTCTGCCACCCGTGCCGCCTGCGCTACGACGTGGTGGGCAAGTTCGAGACCCTGGCGGAGGACGCGGCCTTCGTGCTGAGCCTGGTGGGCGCGCCAGGCCTGCGCTtccccgcgccgccgccccgGGCCAAGGCAGCCACGGCCCAGGACCAGGCCAGGCGCCTCTTTCAGGACATCAGCCCGTTCTATCAGCGGCGCCTCTTTGACCTCTACAAGATGGACTTCCTGCTCTTCAACTACTCCGCCCCCTCCTACCTGCGGCTGCACTAG